In one Hippocampus zosterae strain Florida chromosome 10, ASM2543408v3, whole genome shotgun sequence genomic region, the following are encoded:
- the LOC127609233 gene encoding uncharacterized protein LOC127609233 isoform X2, whose translation MYTVAGYFTHSRQLSTPHCNLCYLLKDVITHNNQPTLAQGILGHDIASCSRAKSPVHDGEMAQWRGSLTANRNGLQQAITAWSSPDYSQEVTSTQPQACRTGPTLTADVYMQTTLCPSYTMLTYTQTPLLTNVGTIPVAATTCSLPQMDLPDLGCAYLPWTHPLTTLSTVISGVQFASGSTPMSGSSLVHTPLSKSLTNKDTDSQHQILEALQYSDQTNPKLHNEVRDEDQEVELETPNLLDKILEDQGKDEDSGGKVSYSNWFYLPSAF comes from the exons ATGTACACAGTAGCTG GATATTTCACTCATTCGCGTCAGCTTTCGACTCCTCATTGCAATCTCTGTTATCTTTTGAAGGATGTGATTACACACAACAACCAGCCAACATTGGCACAAG GAATCTTGGGGCATGACATCGCCAGCTGCTCCCGAGCAAAGTCTCCAGTACATGATGGAGAGATGGCACAATGGAGAGGTTCACTCACTGCCAACAGGAATGGACTTCAGCAGGCAATAACGGCTTGGTCCTCACCTGACTACAGCCAGGAGGTCACCTCCACTCAGCCTCAGGCCTGCCGGACTGGCCCGACTTTGACAGCTGATGTCTACATGCAAACAACTCTGTGCCCAAGTTACACGATGCTAACCTACACACAGACACCACTGCTCACTAACGTTGGG ACCATACCTGTGGCCGCAACGACATGCTCCCTTCCTCAAATGGACCTCCCAGATTTAGGGTGTGCTTATCTCCCCTGGACACACCCCCTCACCACCCTCTCTACCGTGATTTCAGGGGTTCAGTTTGCCTCGGGGTCTACACCTATGTCAGGGTCATCTTTGGTCCACACGCCTTTGTCCAAGTCTTTGACCAACAAAGATACAGATTCTCAGCACCAGATACTGGAGGCACTGCAATATTCGGACCAGACCAACCCCAAGCTACACAATGAGGTGCGAGATGAAGATCAAGAAGTAGAATTGGAAACACCAAACTTACTTGATAAAATTCTGGAGGATCAGGGGAAAGATGAAGATTCGGGAGGCAAGGTGTCATACAGTAACTGGTTCTATTTGCCCAGTGCTTTTTaa